From a single Bryobacter aggregatus MPL3 genomic region:
- the thiD gene encoding bifunctional hydroxymethylpyrimidine kinase/phosphomethylpyrimidine kinase, translated as MKIPVALSIAGSDPSGGAGIQADLKSFHQFGVYGEAVITLLTVQNTVAVEQVRVLEPDFVVAQLRAVLEDIPPLAAKTGALGNAALVEAIAFEATEFLFPLVVDPVMVSKHGAPLMDEAAREKLIELLLPAASLVTPNLPEASVITGRDIADFAQMRDAALAILDLGAGAVLLKGGHLAGDAIDLLLWPGGERVLPAPRLTTPHTHGTGCSYSAAITALLAAGVPLEEAVAQAKDWIHRAIDTNPGLGRGNGPVNHFAKPGPSRS; from the coding sequence GTGAAGATTCCCGTTGCGCTGTCGATTGCCGGATCGGACCCCAGCGGCGGGGCAGGCATCCAGGCCGATCTCAAAAGCTTCCATCAATTTGGTGTCTATGGCGAAGCGGTGATCACACTGCTGACCGTGCAAAACACGGTTGCCGTCGAACAGGTGCGCGTCCTCGAGCCCGATTTTGTTGTCGCCCAGTTACGGGCGGTGCTCGAAGACATTCCGCCGCTGGCAGCAAAAACCGGAGCGCTAGGCAATGCCGCGCTCGTCGAAGCGATCGCCTTTGAGGCGACGGAGTTTCTCTTCCCGCTGGTTGTCGACCCGGTGATGGTCTCCAAACACGGCGCTCCGCTGATGGACGAAGCGGCACGCGAGAAGCTCATCGAATTGCTGCTGCCTGCCGCCAGCCTGGTGACTCCGAATCTGCCCGAGGCGAGCGTCATCACCGGACGGGACATTGCAGATTTCGCGCAGATGCGGGACGCCGCTTTGGCGATTCTCGATCTCGGTGCTGGCGCTGTCTTATTGAAGGGCGGCCATCTGGCAGGCGATGCCATCGACCTGCTGCTGTGGCCTGGCGGCGAGCGGGTGCTGCCCGCGCCGCGCCTCACCACACCACACACGCATGGCACCGGCTGCAGCTATTCAGCAGCCATCACTGCACTGCTCGCCGCCGGAGTACCGCTCGAAGAGGCTGTCGCCCAGGCGAAGGATTGGATTCATCGCGCAATCGATACGAATCCCGGGCTAGGCCGTGGCAATGGCCCGGTCAATCACTTCGCAAAACCCGGTCCATCGAGAAGCTGA
- the murQ gene encoding N-acetylmuramic acid 6-phosphate etherase, which yields MKFETLLTEQANPASAHIDRVDTLEMVRIINEEDKKVALAVEAALPQIAAAIDAIVPRMRAGGRLFYTGAGTSGRLGVLDASECPPTYDVSPELVQGLIAGGDTALRKAVEGAEDSRELGAQELLATGFHSQDTLCGIAASGRTPYVLGAMAAARELGALTLALSCSPNSPLSQAAEIAIEVLPGPEVVTGSTRMKAGTATKLVLNMLSTGVLIRLGYVFGNLMVNVQPTNEKLVNRALRIIMQATGTDRDAAEKLFEESGRVVRTAIVMGRLKVTRAEAESRLARAGNRVADALL from the coding sequence ATGAAGTTCGAGACGCTCCTCACCGAACAGGCAAACCCCGCCTCCGCGCACATTGATCGAGTGGACACCCTCGAGATGGTGCGCATCATCAATGAAGAAGATAAGAAGGTCGCCCTCGCCGTTGAGGCGGCGTTGCCGCAAATTGCGGCAGCCATTGACGCCATCGTGCCGAGGATGCGCGCGGGGGGAAGGCTGTTCTATACCGGCGCCGGCACCAGCGGCCGGCTTGGTGTCCTTGATGCGAGCGAATGCCCGCCCACCTATGATGTCTCCCCGGAACTGGTGCAAGGCCTGATCGCCGGCGGCGACACCGCGCTGCGGAAAGCAGTGGAGGGAGCCGAAGATTCGCGGGAACTCGGCGCGCAGGAGCTTCTGGCCACCGGCTTCCACAGCCAGGATACGCTCTGCGGCATTGCCGCTTCTGGCCGGACGCCTTATGTCCTGGGCGCGATGGCCGCGGCCCGGGAACTGGGCGCCCTCACCCTCGCACTCAGTTGCTCACCGAATTCCCCACTCAGCCAGGCGGCAGAAATTGCCATTGAAGTTCTGCCCGGACCAGAAGTCGTCACCGGTTCCACCCGGATGAAGGCGGGCACGGCAACCAAGCTGGTGCTGAACATGCTCTCAACTGGGGTGCTGATCCGGCTCGGTTATGTGTTTGGGAACCTGATGGTGAATGTGCAGCCCACCAACGAAAAGCTGGTGAATCGGGCACTGCGGATCATCATGCAAGCCACCGGAACGGACCGCGACGCAGCAGAGAAGTTATTTGAGGAGAGCGGACGTGTTGTGCGAACGGCAATTGTCATGGGACGCTTGAAAGTGACACGGGCGGAAGCCGAATCGCGACTGGCAAGAGCCGGCAATCGCGTGGCCGACGCACTGCTGTAA
- a CDS encoding PP2C family protein-serine/threonine phosphatase, whose translation MMPTMQSYGLSDPGRVRKNNEDFLLVNRGQNLYIVADGMGGAQAGETASRLAAETVLEVMEKRGQSLRDLEEAFIEANDRVKRTAASDLTLEGMGTTLVGVLEDQNELHIASVGDSRVYSYYQGKLESLMEDQTWVNEVGRRLGIDEDTLKRHPMRHVLTMAIGVGNPLRVNTKTVPKLPGMQLLLCSDGLHGVVGADAIIAVLADPDKDLPSKAQTLVDAARNAGGPDNITVLILQV comes from the coding sequence ATGATGCCGACGATGCAAAGCTACGGCCTCAGCGACCCAGGGCGCGTCCGGAAAAATAACGAAGACTTTCTTCTCGTCAATCGCGGGCAGAACCTCTATATCGTTGCCGATGGGATGGGTGGCGCACAGGCCGGGGAAACCGCTTCGCGATTGGCTGCCGAAACCGTTCTCGAGGTGATGGAGAAGCGCGGGCAATCGCTGCGCGATCTCGAAGAGGCCTTCATTGAGGCAAACGATCGCGTGAAGCGAACCGCCGCGAGCGATCTGACTCTCGAAGGCATGGGCACCACGCTCGTCGGTGTTCTCGAAGACCAGAACGAACTCCACATTGCCAGCGTCGGTGACAGCCGTGTCTATTCTTACTACCAGGGCAAGCTCGAGTCGCTCATGGAAGACCAGACCTGGGTCAATGAAGTGGGCCGCCGTCTGGGCATCGATGAGGACACGCTCAAGCGGCATCCGATGCGCCATGTCCTGACCATGGCAATTGGCGTCGGCAATCCGCTCCGCGTCAACACCAAAACCGTCCCCAAGCTTCCTGGCATGCAGTTGCTGCTGTGCAGCGATGGCTTGCACGGTGTGGTGGGCGCAGACGCGATCATTGCGGTGCTGGCTGATCCCGATAAGGATCTCCCCTCGAAGGCCCAGACCCTGGTTGATGCGGCGCGCAATGCCGGTGGCCCGGACAACATCACGGTTCTGATCCTGCAGGTGTGA
- a CDS encoding rhodanese-like domain-containing protein has product MKHNSGFLALVQDAKSRVAEIDVEQYKSLVASGDPHVLVDVREESEFNAGHVKGALHLSKGVIERDVETKVPDKGTKLVLYCGGGFRSALAADNLMKMGYTQPISLDGGWRALKESGLPLD; this is encoded by the coding sequence ATGAAACACAATTCTGGTTTTCTTGCCCTGGTGCAGGATGCGAAGTCCCGCGTTGCTGAAATCGACGTCGAACAGTACAAGAGCTTGGTTGCCTCGGGGGACCCGCATGTTCTGGTCGATGTTCGCGAAGAGAGTGAGTTCAACGCTGGCCATGTCAAAGGCGCGCTGCACCTCAGCAAAGGGGTCATCGAACGGGACGTCGAGACCAAAGTGCCGGACAAGGGCACCAAGCTGGTGCTGTATTGTGGCGGAGGCTTCCGATCGGCGCTGGCCGCAGACAACTTGATGAAGATGGGTTATACACAACCCATCAGTCTCGACGGCGGCTGGCGGGCGCTCAAGGAATCTGGCCTTCCGCTCGACTAG
- the murA gene encoding UDP-N-acetylglucosamine 1-carboxyvinyltransferase, with protein sequence MDKFRIIGRTPLSGALAVSGSKNSSLPAIAACLLTEEPVTLHRIPEVRDIGTMLKLLEYNGASVERLPSGAIRIHAAKITNPEAPYDIVKTMRASSLVLGPLAARTGVARVSMPGGCSIGARPINLHINGLEHLGATVNQEHGYIEAAAPEGLRGNTVHFERITVTGTEDLMMAAALAKGTTVLENAAREPEVVDLAHLLTKMGANITGAGTSRIVIEGVTKLHGAEHEIIPDRIEAGTFVIAGVMTNSEIIVSNCVPEHFASLLTKLRQAGARVEESADAVQIRPVGKLRAVDMTTEEHPGFATDLQAQFMALMTGATGISFVTENIFENRFMHVPELARMGANIRIEGKQAIVAGPSTLTGAQVMCSDLRASASLVLAALVAEGESILDRVYHVDRGYEKIESKLAAAGANIERVA encoded by the coding sequence ATGGACAAATTTCGGATCATCGGACGTACCCCACTGAGCGGCGCACTCGCAGTCAGCGGATCGAAAAACTCTTCCCTTCCCGCCATCGCGGCCTGCCTCCTCACGGAGGAACCAGTCACACTGCATCGCATCCCGGAGGTGCGCGACATCGGCACGATGTTGAAGCTGCTCGAATACAACGGGGCCAGCGTCGAGCGGCTGCCCAGTGGCGCGATCCGCATTCATGCGGCGAAGATCACGAATCCCGAAGCCCCTTATGACATCGTCAAAACAATGCGCGCTTCGTCTCTCGTGCTCGGTCCGCTGGCGGCACGAACCGGCGTGGCACGAGTTTCGATGCCCGGGGGATGCTCAATCGGAGCCCGTCCCATCAATCTCCATATCAATGGGCTCGAGCATCTGGGCGCAACCGTCAATCAGGAACACGGCTATATCGAAGCAGCGGCGCCGGAGGGATTGCGCGGCAATACTGTACATTTCGAGCGCATCACCGTCACAGGAACAGAAGACCTGATGATGGCAGCGGCGCTGGCAAAAGGAACGACGGTGCTCGAGAATGCCGCGCGCGAGCCGGAAGTCGTAGACCTGGCCCACCTGCTCACCAAAATGGGCGCCAACATCACAGGAGCCGGCACTTCGCGCATCGTGATTGAGGGCGTCACCAAGCTCCACGGCGCCGAGCATGAGATCATCCCGGACCGGATTGAAGCCGGCACCTTTGTCATCGCCGGCGTGATGACCAACTCTGAAATCATTGTCAGCAACTGCGTCCCGGAGCATTTCGCTTCGTTATTGACCAAGCTGCGGCAGGCGGGCGCCCGCGTGGAAGAATCGGCCGACGCGGTGCAGATCCGTCCCGTGGGCAAGCTGCGCGCGGTGGACATGACAACTGAAGAACACCCGGGCTTTGCCACCGATCTACAGGCGCAATTCATGGCCTTGATGACCGGAGCCACTGGCATCAGCTTTGTCACCGAGAATATTTTCGAGAACCGCTTCATGCACGTCCCGGAACTCGCCCGCATGGGAGCCAACATTCGCATCGAGGGCAAGCAGGCCATTGTCGCCGGCCCCAGTACCCTCACCGGCGCACAGGTGATGTGTAGCGACCTGCGGGCCAGCGCATCGCTTGTACTGGCGGCGCTTGTCGCCGAAGGCGAATCGATTCTCGATCGTGTGTATCACGTGGATCGTGGTTACGAGAAGATTGAGTCCAAGCTCGCCGCGGCGGGCGCAAATATCGAAAGGGTTGCCTAA
- a CDS encoding DmsE family decaheme c-type cytochrome, which translates to MFGQPAGYAGTPVCQACHPDISAGFFRNAHFKSQSDAKLKFEQKGCESCHGPGKAHAEARGDKAKIVAFSTLAPKAVLDQCLSCHAQQLGRANLRRSSHTTADIVCNRCHSIHKAATPKLLLAKPQTELCYSCHSNVRAQFSMPVKHRLNEGFMQCSDCHNPHGADTPTWKMAARPRMVAQGLQNEEPCLKCHTDKRGPFVFEHAVLRVDGCSSCHLPHGSMNARLLKRPQVFPMCLECHNGAGSFGRQADGIQLTPATHSLTDPKYQNCTACHTRIHGSNSNPSFLR; encoded by the coding sequence ATGTTCGGACAGCCTGCGGGCTATGCCGGAACTCCCGTTTGCCAAGCTTGCCATCCCGATATCTCCGCTGGATTTTTCCGCAATGCGCACTTCAAATCACAGTCTGACGCCAAGCTGAAATTCGAGCAAAAGGGTTGTGAAAGTTGCCATGGCCCGGGAAAAGCTCATGCCGAAGCCAGAGGCGACAAGGCAAAAATTGTCGCCTTTTCCACCCTCGCACCCAAAGCTGTTCTCGACCAGTGTCTGAGCTGTCATGCACAGCAGTTGGGCCGCGCGAATCTTCGCCGCAGTTCGCACACGACGGCAGACATCGTCTGCAATCGCTGCCATTCCATTCACAAGGCGGCGACTCCGAAGCTCCTCCTCGCCAAGCCGCAGACTGAGCTCTGCTACAGTTGCCATTCCAACGTACGGGCGCAGTTCTCCATGCCGGTGAAGCATCGGCTCAATGAGGGTTTTATGCAATGTTCCGATTGCCACAACCCGCATGGAGCGGACACGCCCACCTGGAAGATGGCGGCTCGTCCGCGCATGGTGGCGCAAGGTCTCCAGAATGAAGAGCCTTGTCTGAAATGCCATACCGACAAACGGGGGCCCTTTGTATTCGAGCACGCGGTACTGCGGGTGGACGGTTGTAGCAGTTGCCACCTGCCGCATGGCAGCATGAATGCCCGGCTCTTGAAGCGGCCACAAGTCTTTCCGATGTGTCTCGAGTGCCATAACGGCGCGGGGAGTTTTGGGCGTCAGGCCGATGGCATCCAGCTCACTCCTGCGACCCATTCCCTCACCGATCCGAAGTATCAGAACTGTACTGCCTGCCATACGCGCATCCACGGTTCGAATTCCAATCCGAGTTTCCTGCGATGA
- a CDS encoding ArnT family glycosyltransferase codes for MSTPVPWLRSFPALVLVFVLSAFLIEPSAPVAAAFVDPAAGTLAQDEALYAHSILRIANGETPLTPQFLGRLSLVKPPLFHWLSAASLRLFGPHLWALRLPGILAAAGVLTLLYATLGPVGWLLCFSQYLWRARAGLAMMDDLLTLLYLLAVLWIAKDRKLEGRGSAWVFGALVGLAVMTKWFAGVLPLAMLFWGRPPWRRWVEVAVATAVVALPWHAYQFFANREWFLAEYLGVELLSYAVAAPVQSTQESHWHFYAVRAQTLWPLFVPLLLRRWSPVWLVWCGVLSLAIAAYSYQNASYLVPLVPAILLCSRGWLPLWLAPLALVGWLGNGPASPGLRPIGSDLAEREVLHLDADDQLRTALSPDATLRYVFLLEHLPPNGPLDFEQRGIAKSTERFLADPGAQVDAVLVKDLDALRLLIAGSPQRDFLLPPKAWAALAMSVPHEVIVETTKIRLKSRHPVAGPRPNRFQLLDGPGFAK; via the coding sequence TTGTCTACGCCCGTCCCCTGGCTCCGTAGTTTTCCCGCGCTGGTGCTGGTCTTTGTCCTGTCGGCCTTTCTCATCGAACCCAGTGCTCCCGTTGCTGCCGCGTTCGTGGACCCGGCGGCGGGGACCCTTGCCCAGGACGAGGCTCTATATGCGCACAGCATTCTGCGTATCGCCAATGGAGAAACGCCGCTCACGCCGCAGTTCCTCGGCCGTCTCTCGTTGGTCAAGCCGCCCCTCTTCCATTGGCTGTCGGCGGCCTCGCTTCGTCTGTTTGGCCCGCATCTTTGGGCTTTGCGGCTGCCGGGGATTCTTGCGGCGGCTGGCGTCCTGACTCTTCTCTATGCAACGCTCGGCCCAGTGGGCTGGCTGCTTTGCTTCAGCCAATATCTTTGGCGTGCGCGGGCCGGGCTGGCGATGATGGACGATCTGCTGACGCTGCTGTATTTGCTGGCGGTGCTGTGGATCGCGAAGGATCGCAAGCTCGAAGGCCGCGGCTCGGCCTGGGTCTTTGGCGCTCTGGTGGGCCTGGCGGTGATGACGAAGTGGTTTGCCGGTGTTCTGCCACTGGCGATGCTGTTCTGGGGGCGGCCTCCCTGGCGGCGATGGGTCGAGGTTGCGGTTGCCACCGCAGTGGTCGCCTTGCCCTGGCATGCGTATCAGTTCTTTGCGAATCGCGAATGGTTCCTGGCGGAGTATCTGGGCGTGGAACTGCTCAGCTACGCGGTGGCCGCGCCGGTGCAGTCGACGCAGGAAAGCCATTGGCACTTCTACGCGGTGCGGGCCCAGACGCTTTGGCCGCTCTTCGTTCCCTTGCTGTTACGCCGATGGAGCCCCGTCTGGCTGGTGTGGTGTGGCGTGTTGAGCTTGGCCATCGCCGCCTACAGCTATCAGAATGCGAGTTACCTGGTTCCCTTGGTGCCGGCGATTCTGTTGTGTTCGCGCGGCTGGCTCCCGTTATGGTTGGCGCCGCTTGCCTTAGTGGGCTGGCTGGGCAACGGGCCGGCGTCTCCCGGCTTGCGGCCAATCGGCTCTGACCTTGCAGAGCGCGAAGTTCTGCATCTCGATGCGGACGATCAGCTCCGCACGGCCCTGAGTCCCGATGCGACGCTTCGCTATGTCTTTCTACTGGAACACTTGCCGCCCAACGGGCCGCTCGACTTTGAACAGCGCGGCATCGCGAAGAGCACCGAGCGCTTTCTGGCTGACCCGGGGGCACAGGTCGATGCGGTGCTGGTGAAGGATCTCGATGCGCTCCGTCTGCTCATTGCAGGGAGCCCGCAGCGGGACTTTCTCTTGCCGCCCAAGGCTTGGGCCGCTCTTGCCATGTCCGTGCCGCATGAAGTGATTGTCGAGACAACGAAAATCAGGCTGAAGAGCCGCCACCCCGTGGCGGGCCCCAGGCCCAATCGCTTTCAGCTTCTCGATGGACCGGGTTTTGCGAAGTGA
- a CDS encoding PGPGW domain-containing protein — protein MKKFLRYLMGIGLVILGIIGLILPIMPGWIFLIPGLMILAEEFPWLDRFLKKWIAWAKAKAAREKAPVQKEESETKPPAV, from the coding sequence ATGAAGAAGTTCCTTCGTTACCTCATGGGGATTGGCCTGGTGATACTGGGCATTATCGGATTGATCCTGCCGATCATGCCAGGCTGGATCTTCCTCATTCCAGGCCTGATGATACTCGCGGAAGAATTTCCGTGGTTGGATCGCTTTCTAAAAAAATGGATTGCCTGGGCGAAGGCCAAAGCGGCGCGCGAGAAAGCCCCAGTGCAAAAAGAGGAGAGCGAAACCAAGCCCCCTGCCGTATAA
- a CDS encoding glycoside hydrolase family 36 protein, which yields MTPSIRASRSTSLRLATGLLLLLGAWSITSAQTDDSVYFQYSPLGGWPAAEWVLGNNQFSARFRQESDSTFHWVSLADSSGAVSWRAPDLNPGSPIDLKIDGAEINANTQLRLVNQRGSELGNGGKGWELVFRDFAERYEISLLLQVYPGHPVLRQQLRVRNLKGLRIFVTANNILSYAPVLDDTDYRVFRVNQWSTVPTDRNFETVTTTLSKPMRRVAMQTGAGGKQCAWLAILKNDNSGLFAGWEFDGHADAFVERGEDLLSLNVSPRSLMHPVEPSAVYEAPAAFLGIFNGDWDEAGYRTQRYAEAALAMPVADAKFPYMAWDSWGYGMEINEEKLKREVDLAAKAGVELFIVDLGWAKQIGDWEEDPEKFPSGLRSFSDYVHAKGLKFGLHFVPSEAMATSQVLQEHPEWACSTNYNYHGAVSLALGDTAVQDWVIEQAVNVIQKYKVDWVLQDGQTMVKECTNENLSYDPRDWNYAGDFGLNRILTEIQGRTPNTLWENCANGGNMMTFRMLRNYVTSITNDASGSLGSRQGLYGASFPFPLRYTDRYMPSVPINDYNTRSFIFGGPWILMNQLAELDGDSLAFLRAEIDAYKTVRESIRDSKVLHLTPRPANGRTDAIQSYHAGLDEAVAVVVRNATLNDVFTLRFRDLVPENTYRVSFQTDTRSYLMTGEQLMADGVSVNLPERESGEIVYARPLAP from the coding sequence GTGACACCGTCGATCCGAGCGTCGCGAAGTACTAGTCTCCGTCTTGCTACGGGGCTGCTGCTGCTCTTGGGCGCCTGGTCGATCACGTCTGCGCAGACTGACGATTCCGTCTATTTCCAATACTCCCCACTCGGTGGTTGGCCTGCCGCGGAGTGGGTGTTGGGTAACAATCAGTTCAGTGCCCGCTTCCGTCAGGAAAGCGATAGCACCTTCCACTGGGTCAGCCTGGCTGACTCCAGTGGTGCGGTGTCTTGGCGCGCCCCGGACCTGAATCCGGGCAGTCCCATCGATCTCAAGATTGATGGCGCCGAGATCAATGCCAACACTCAGTTACGCCTGGTGAACCAGCGTGGCTCGGAACTCGGCAACGGGGGCAAGGGCTGGGAACTTGTCTTTCGCGATTTTGCCGAACGGTATGAGATCTCGCTGCTCCTGCAGGTGTATCCCGGCCATCCGGTACTTCGCCAGCAATTGCGGGTGCGGAATCTGAAGGGCCTGCGCATCTTTGTCACTGCCAACAACATCCTCTCCTACGCTCCTGTTCTCGACGACACGGACTATCGCGTCTTTCGCGTCAACCAGTGGAGTACCGTTCCCACCGATCGCAATTTCGAAACCGTCACCACCACGCTGTCTAAACCGATGCGGCGCGTCGCCATGCAAACCGGCGCGGGCGGCAAACAATGTGCCTGGCTCGCCATCCTCAAGAACGACAATTCCGGCCTGTTTGCAGGCTGGGAGTTTGATGGCCATGCAGACGCGTTCGTCGAACGCGGCGAGGACCTGCTTAGCCTGAATGTGAGTCCGCGCAGTCTGATGCATCCGGTAGAGCCGAGTGCCGTCTACGAAGCGCCCGCTGCCTTTCTCGGCATCTTCAACGGCGATTGGGACGAGGCCGGATATCGCACGCAACGCTATGCCGAGGCCGCGCTGGCCATGCCGGTTGCCGATGCAAAGTTCCCCTACATGGCCTGGGACAGTTGGGGCTATGGCATGGAGATCAACGAAGAGAAGTTAAAGCGCGAGGTGGACCTCGCAGCAAAGGCAGGTGTCGAGCTGTTCATTGTCGACCTTGGGTGGGCGAAGCAGATTGGCGATTGGGAAGAAGATCCAGAGAAGTTCCCGAGTGGCCTGCGCAGCTTCTCTGACTATGTCCATGCCAAGGGTCTCAAGTTCGGGCTGCATTTTGTGCCCAGCGAGGCGATGGCGACTTCTCAGGTGCTGCAAGAACATCCTGAATGGGCCTGCTCGACAAACTACAACTACCATGGTGCTGTTTCGCTTGCGCTGGGCGATACGGCGGTGCAGGATTGGGTGATCGAGCAAGCGGTCAATGTCATCCAGAAGTACAAGGTGGATTGGGTGCTGCAGGATGGCCAGACCATGGTCAAGGAATGCACGAATGAGAATCTGAGCTACGACCCGCGCGATTGGAATTATGCCGGCGACTTTGGCCTGAACCGCATTCTGACCGAGATCCAGGGCCGCACGCCGAACACGCTTTGGGAAAACTGCGCCAACGGCGGCAACATGATGACCTTCCGCATGCTGCGCAACTATGTCACCTCGATTACCAATGACGCTTCAGGTTCGCTCGGTTCGCGGCAAGGGCTATACGGTGCAAGCTTTCCTTTCCCTCTGCGCTATACCGATCGCTACATGCCAAGTGTGCCGATCAACGATTACAACACGCGCAGCTTTATCTTTGGTGGTCCTTGGATTTTGATGAACCAGTTGGCGGAACTCGATGGGGATTCGCTCGCCTTCCTCCGCGCTGAGATCGATGCCTATAAGACGGTTCGTGAATCCATCCGCGACAGCAAGGTGCTGCATCTGACACCCCGGCCTGCCAATGGCCGGACGGATGCAATCCAGTCCTATCATGCGGGGCTTGATGAGGCGGTTGCGGTGGTGGTGCGCAACGCGACGCTCAACGATGTGTTTACGCTTCGTTTTCGCGATCTGGTGCCCGAGAACACCTACCGGGTGAGCTTCCAGACCGACACGCGCAGCTACCTGATGACGGGCGAGCAACTCATGGCCGACGGCGTTAGTGTTAATCTTCCAGAGCGTGAATCTGGAGAAATTGTCTACGCCCGTCCCCTGGCTCCGTAG
- a CDS encoding MoaD/ThiS family protein, with translation MAKILIPTPLRQFTGGADSVEAVGATVGEVLGALTTAHPDLKKNLYNDEGKLRSFVNIYVNDEDIRYLSKEATEVAAADTVSIIPSIAGGR, from the coding sequence ATGGCCAAAATCCTGATCCCGACGCCTTTGCGTCAGTTTACCGGTGGCGCGGACAGCGTCGAAGCAGTGGGAGCCACTGTTGGCGAAGTGCTGGGCGCCCTTACCACCGCGCATCCTGACCTCAAGAAGAATCTCTACAACGATGAAGGCAAGCTGCGTAGCTTCGTCAACATCTACGTCAACGACGAAGACATCCGCTACTTGTCGAAGGAAGCAACCGAAGTTGCCGCCGCCGACACCGTTTCCATCATTCCGAGCATTGCCGGAGGCCGCTAG
- a CDS encoding PilZ domain-containing protein — protein MIEHRKNQRFELRLPFELIRSGHRFNYVHGLTLNLSSSGVLFEADEPVPVGEIIEYFITLPTGQTADEDVRLRCMGKVIRSHDRYSAATMERYEFVRTRPVTTEASAVATASN, from the coding sequence GTGATCGAACACCGAAAAAATCAACGATTTGAGCTTCGGCTTCCATTCGAACTGATTCGAAGTGGGCACCGCTTTAATTATGTGCATGGACTCACTTTAAATCTATCTTCGAGTGGAGTACTTTTCGAAGCAGACGAACCGGTACCAGTCGGTGAAATCATTGAATACTTCATCACACTCCCGACAGGCCAGACCGCAGACGAGGACGTTCGTCTGCGTTGCATGGGAAAAGTGATCCGCAGCCACGATCGCTATTCTGCTGCAACGATGGAACGCTATGAGTTTGTTCGAACTCGGCCTGTAACGACTGAAGCCTCTGCAGTTGCCACCGCCTCCAACTGA
- the moeB gene encoding molybdopterin-synthase adenylyltransferase MoeB produces MATTLTNEEIGRYSRHLILPEVGMEGQIKLKDAKVLLVGTGGLGAPMALYLAAAGVGTIGLVDFDVVDESNLQRQVIHGSKDVGKKKIDSAAESMLDINPNLKVIKHEVALTSDNALEIVKQYDLVADGTDNFPTRYLVNDACVLLNKPNVYGSIFRFEGQASVFATEDGPCYRCLYPEPPPPGLVPSCAEGGVLGILPGVVGLIQATEVVKLILGKGQTLNGRLMLYDALNMKFREMKLRRNPDCPSGKCSVVKELIDYKQFCGVVDAAPAPVPAGGELTAQEVKGLIDAGEDFVLVDVREPHEYQIASIAKATLIPLGQLPNRLNEIPKNARIVCHCKSGMRSAKAVDLLKLNGYERVQNMKGGILAWSDTVDPSVAKY; encoded by the coding sequence ATGGCTACCACTCTTACAAACGAGGAAATCGGAAGATACTCGCGCCATCTGATCCTGCCGGAAGTAGGCATGGAAGGCCAGATCAAGCTGAAGGACGCGAAGGTATTGCTGGTGGGCACCGGTGGCCTGGGCGCGCCGATGGCGCTCTATCTGGCCGCCGCTGGTGTGGGCACGATCGGGCTGGTGGATTTCGATGTGGTCGATGAATCCAATCTGCAACGCCAGGTCATCCACGGCAGCAAGGACGTCGGCAAGAAGAAGATCGATTCGGCTGCCGAAAGCATGCTCGACATCAATCCGAATCTGAAAGTGATCAAGCATGAAGTTGCGCTCACTAGCGACAACGCGCTTGAGATCGTCAAGCAATACGATCTGGTTGCCGATGGCACCGACAACTTCCCCACCCGCTATCTGGTCAACGACGCCTGCGTGCTATTGAACAAGCCGAACGTCTATGGCTCGATCTTCCGTTTTGAAGGCCAGGCTTCGGTCTTTGCGACCGAAGACGGTCCCTGCTACCGCTGCCTCTATCCGGAACCGCCTCCTCCCGGTCTGGTGCCAAGCTGCGCTGAAGGTGGCGTTCTGGGCATTCTCCCCGGCGTGGTGGGCCTGATCCAGGCTACGGAAGTCGTCAAGCTCATTCTCGGCAAGGGCCAGACGCTGAATGGCCGTCTGATGCTCTACGATGCGCTGAACATGAAGTTCCGCGAGATGAAGCTGCGGCGCAATCCTGATTGCCCTTCTGGCAAGTGCAGTGTCGTCAAGGAACTGATCGACTACAAACAGTTCTGCGGTGTGGTGGATGCGGCGCCCGCGCCCGTCCCGGCTGGCGGCGAGTTGACTGCGCAAGAAGTGAAGGGTCTCATTGATGCCGGCGAAGATTTCGTACTGGTGGACGTGCGCGAGCCGCACGAGTATCAGATCGCCTCGATTGCCAAGGCGACGCTGATCCCGCTGGGGCAGTTGCCGAATCGCTTGAACGAGATCCCGAAGAACGCGCGCATTGTTTGCCACTGCAAGAGTGGCATGCGCAGCGCAAAAGCTGTCGATCTGTTGAAACTCAACGGATACGAGCGGGTTCAAAACATGAAGGGAGGAATCTTAGCCTGGAGTGACACCGTCGATCCGAGCGTCGCGAAGTACTAG